One genomic segment of Trichococcus shcherbakoviae includes these proteins:
- a CDS encoding heavy metal translocating P-type ATPase — protein MENKVFSIDGMTCASCAQTVEKAAQKLPGVKTANVNLATEKMNIQFDSSALTEADIQKAVADAGYTAISNTVKKTFNIEGMTCASCAQTIEKATQKLRGVNLSSVNLATEKLVVEYDPGMVNLTDIIKAVMDSGYEAHEEVATADTVDQDKEKKQKEIKSLWNRFLISALFTAPLLYIAMGHLVNAPLPDFINPMMNPEAFAIVQLVLTLPVVAVNSKIYRNGFKALSKGHPNMDSLISLGTSAAFLYGVFATVMIFRGEVAYANELYYETAAVILALIVLGKYLETLTKGKTSEAIKKLMGLAPKTALVVRNGKESEISIDEVVVGDIIVVRPGGKMPVDGVVIEGLTSVDESMLTGESIPVEKSVGDAIIGASINKNGTIRYKATKVGKDTALSQIIKLVEDAQGSKAPIAKMADIISGYFVPIVIAIAILSAIAWYFAGQTGVFALTIAISVLVIACPCALGLATPTAIMIGTGKGAEHGVLFKSGTALETTHKLNTIVFDKTGTITEGKPKVTDIITAEGISETELLTLSASAEKGSEHPLGEAIVNSAEEKGLAFLKTETFNAIPGHGIEVTINGQHLLLGNKKLMDERHIGLGNLASASDALASQGKTPMYIAKDGKIAGIIAVADTVKESSLRAIKKLHKMGIEVAMITGDNKRTAEAIAKQVGIDRVLSEVLPEDKANEVKKLQDEGKKVGMVGDGINDAPALAQADVGIAIGSGTDVAIESADVVLMRSDLMDVPTAVELSKSTIRNIKENLFWAFAYNILGIPFAMGVVYAFGGPLLSPVIAAAAMSFSSISVLLNALRLKGFQPSVMK, from the coding sequence ATGGAGAATAAAGTATTCAGTATAGACGGCATGACCTGTGCATCCTGTGCACAAACTGTAGAGAAAGCTGCTCAGAAATTACCAGGAGTAAAGACTGCGAACGTTAATCTCGCAACCGAAAAAATGAATATCCAGTTTGACAGTTCAGCATTGACGGAAGCGGACATTCAAAAAGCAGTGGCAGATGCAGGATACACAGCCATTTCAAATACGGTTAAGAAAACATTCAATATTGAGGGTATGACATGTGCTTCATGCGCCCAGACTATTGAAAAGGCAACTCAGAAACTACGAGGAGTAAATCTTTCCTCCGTAAATCTGGCCACGGAGAAACTGGTAGTGGAGTATGATCCGGGTATGGTGAACCTTACCGATATCATAAAGGCGGTTATGGATTCAGGTTATGAGGCCCATGAAGAAGTAGCAACTGCTGATACGGTAGACCAGGATAAAGAAAAGAAACAGAAAGAAATCAAGAGTCTCTGGAACAGGTTTCTAATATCCGCGCTATTTACAGCCCCGTTACTCTATATCGCAATGGGGCATTTGGTAAATGCGCCCCTTCCTGATTTCATTAACCCGATGATGAACCCGGAAGCTTTTGCTATCGTTCAACTCGTTTTGACACTCCCTGTGGTTGCGGTAAACAGTAAAATATATCGCAATGGGTTCAAGGCATTGTCTAAAGGGCACCCTAATATGGATTCGCTGATTTCTCTAGGAACTAGTGCAGCTTTCCTTTACGGGGTATTTGCAACAGTGATGATTTTCCGTGGAGAAGTAGCCTATGCCAATGAACTGTACTATGAAACGGCAGCTGTTATTTTAGCTTTAATTGTCCTAGGGAAATATCTCGAGACCTTAACAAAAGGAAAAACTTCTGAAGCCATTAAAAAACTTATGGGATTGGCACCTAAAACCGCACTGGTGGTACGAAACGGAAAAGAGTCAGAGATTTCCATTGATGAAGTGGTGGTTGGCGACATTATCGTTGTGAGGCCAGGTGGGAAAATGCCGGTAGATGGCGTGGTTATCGAAGGATTGACGTCGGTAGATGAATCCATGCTCACAGGTGAAAGTATCCCCGTGGAAAAATCTGTGGGAGATGCTATTATTGGTGCGAGTATCAACAAAAATGGGACGATTCGGTACAAGGCGACAAAAGTGGGAAAAGACACTGCGCTGTCCCAAATTATCAAGCTAGTGGAAGATGCCCAAGGATCCAAAGCCCCTATTGCTAAGATGGCTGATATCATTTCCGGGTATTTTGTTCCGATTGTCATTGCGATTGCAATTCTTTCCGCGATAGCGTGGTACTTTGCTGGTCAAACAGGTGTATTCGCCTTGACTATAGCCATTTCGGTACTGGTGATTGCGTGCCCATGCGCGCTTGGTCTGGCTACTCCCACAGCGATTATGATCGGGACAGGAAAAGGTGCAGAGCATGGCGTGCTATTCAAGAGCGGAACAGCGTTGGAGACGACCCATAAGCTGAACACCATTGTGTTCGACAAAACGGGTACGATAACAGAAGGGAAGCCAAAAGTAACGGATATTATCACCGCTGAAGGGATTTCCGAAACGGAATTACTGACTCTTTCTGCTTCCGCCGAAAAAGGCTCGGAGCACCCACTTGGTGAGGCAATCGTGAATAGCGCAGAAGAGAAGGGCCTAGCATTCTTGAAAACAGAAACGTTTAATGCTATTCCAGGACATGGGATTGAAGTGACAATCAATGGCCAACACCTCTTGCTCGGAAACAAGAAGCTGATGGACGAAAGGCATATTGGTCTGGGAAATTTGGCATCTGCCTCCGATGCATTAGCAAGCCAAGGTAAGACGCCTATGTACATTGCAAAGGATGGTAAAATCGCTGGAATCATTGCGGTAGCGGATACTGTAAAAGAGAGCAGCTTACGTGCCATCAAGAAGCTGCATAAGATGGGAATCGAAGTAGCCATGATCACCGGAGACAACAAACGGACCGCTGAGGCCATCGCCAAGCAAGTGGGCATCGATCGGGTGTTGAGCGAAGTCTTACCAGAAGATAAAGCTAATGAAGTGAAGAAGTTGCAGGATGAAGGCAAAAAGGTAGGGATGGTTGGCGACGGAATCAATGACGCTCCAGCTCTTGCCCAGGCAGATGTAGGGATTGCAATCGGTTCGGGTACGGATGTAGCCATAGAATCAGCAGATGTCGTCTTAATGCGGAGTGATCTCATGGACGTACCTACTGCTGTTGAATTGAGTAAATCCACCATCCGAAATATTAAAGAAAACCTGTTTTGGGCATTCGCGTACAACATACTTGGTATCCCCTTTGCGATGGGTGTTGTTTATGCATTTGGCGGTCCTCTGCTCAGCCCGGTCATTGCAGCAGCAGCAATGAGTTTCAGTTCCATTTCTGTTTTGTTGAATGCATTACGTTTAAAAGGATTTCAACCTTCTGTTATGAAATAA
- a CDS encoding copper-translocating P-type ATPase, whose product MDHSKMDHSQMDHSKMDHSKMDHSKMDHSAMDHSEMDHGAMGGHAHHHHGSFKEIFLKSLPLGIAILLITPLMDIQLPFQIIFPYADVVAAVLATILYIYGGKPFYMGAKDEFNSKAPGMMSLITLGITVSYAYSVYAVAARYVTGEHVMDFFFEFATLLLIMLLGHWIEMKALGEAGDAQKALAELLPKAAHVVLEDDSIETRPVSELQVGDVIRVQAGENVPADGIIIRGESRVNEALLTGESKPIEKNVKDQVIGGSTNGSGVLYVEVTETGDKSFISQVQSLISQAQSQPSRAENVAHKVAGLLFYIAVVVALIALLIWTIIADLPTAVIFTVTTLVIACPHALGLAIPLVVSRSTSLGASRGLLVKNREALELTTKADVMVLDKTGTLTTGEFKVLDVTVLSDKYSEEEITGLLAGIEAGSSHPIAQSIVNHAEAKGIKSVSFDSIEIVSGAGIEGEANGHHYQLISQKAYGKALRMDIPKGATLSILVENNEAIGAVALGDELKETSRNLIEVLKKYGIEPLMATGDNEEAAQGVAEVLGIQYQANQSPEDKYKLVESMKNQNKTVIMVGDGVNDAPSLALADVGIAIGAGTQVALDSADIILTQSDPGDIESFIELANKTTRKMKQNLVWGAGYNFIAIPIAAGLLAPIGITLGPAFGAVLMSLSTVIVAINAMLLKLDPK is encoded by the coding sequence ATGGATCACAGCAAGATGGACCATAGTCAGATGGATCACAGCAAGATGGATCACAGCAAGATGGATCACAGCAAGATGGATCATAGTGCGATGGATCACAGTGAAATGGATCATGGCGCAATGGGAGGGCATGCCCACCACCATCACGGTAGCTTTAAGGAGATTTTCTTGAAGTCACTCCCATTAGGAATTGCAATCTTACTCATTACTCCTTTGATGGATATTCAGTTGCCTTTCCAAATTATCTTTCCTTATGCAGACGTTGTAGCAGCTGTATTGGCAACAATTCTATACATTTATGGCGGAAAACCATTCTACATGGGTGCGAAAGATGAGTTTAATTCAAAAGCTCCAGGCATGATGTCCTTGATTACTTTGGGAATAACGGTTTCTTATGCCTATAGTGTTTACGCAGTGGCCGCTCGATATGTGACCGGAGAACATGTTATGGACTTCTTCTTTGAGTTTGCAACGTTACTTTTAATCATGTTATTAGGACACTGGATTGAAATGAAGGCATTGGGTGAAGCAGGGGATGCGCAAAAAGCTCTAGCAGAATTATTGCCAAAAGCCGCTCATGTTGTTTTAGAAGATGATTCGATTGAAACTCGTCCTGTGTCTGAACTTCAGGTTGGAGATGTTATCCGTGTTCAAGCAGGAGAAAATGTTCCAGCTGATGGTATCATTATTCGCGGAGAATCCCGTGTAAACGAGGCCCTCTTAACAGGTGAATCTAAGCCAATCGAAAAGAATGTTAAAGATCAAGTCATTGGTGGATCAACAAACGGTAGTGGTGTCCTATATGTAGAAGTAACAGAAACAGGGGATAAGTCCTTTATCTCACAAGTACAATCATTAATTAGCCAAGCACAAAGCCAACCTTCTCGAGCAGAGAATGTGGCTCACAAAGTAGCTGGCTTGTTGTTCTACATTGCGGTTGTAGTAGCTTTAATCGCCCTACTAATCTGGACGATCATTGCGGATCTGCCTACAGCCGTTATCTTTACTGTGACTACGTTAGTTATTGCCTGCCCACATGCTTTGGGTCTTGCTATTCCCTTGGTAGTATCACGTAGTACTAGTTTGGGTGCAAGCCGAGGATTACTGGTTAAAAATAGAGAAGCTTTGGAATTAACTACTAAAGCGGATGTTATGGTATTGGATAAAACAGGTACTTTAACAACTGGTGAATTTAAAGTGTTGGACGTCACTGTTTTGAGTGATAAATATTCTGAAGAAGAAATTACAGGCTTGTTGGCGGGTATAGAGGCGGGCTCCAGTCACCCGATTGCCCAATCGATTGTGAACCACGCTGAAGCGAAAGGCATTAAGTCAGTTTCCTTTGACTCCATTGAAATCGTTTCGGGAGCAGGAATAGAAGGGGAGGCGAACGGCCACCACTATCAATTAATCAGCCAAAAGGCATACGGAAAAGCATTGCGTATGGATATTCCGAAAGGCGCTACTTTAAGTATCCTTGTAGAAAATAATGAAGCAATCGGCGCTGTCGCATTGGGAGATGAACTGAAAGAAACCAGCAGAAACTTGATCGAGGTGCTGAAAAAATACGGAATTGAACCACTCATGGCTACTGGTGATAACGAGGAAGCTGCACAAGGAGTTGCAGAAGTTCTAGGTATTCAATACCAAGCCAATCAATCTCCGGAAGATAAGTACAAGCTGGTCGAGTCCATGAAAAACCAAAACAAGACGGTTATCATGGTGGGAGACGGGGTCAATGACGCACCTTCCCTTGCCTTGGCAGACGTAGGTATTGCAATCGGAGCTGGAACGCAAGTAGCTTTGGATTCTGCGGATATTATCCTTACTCAGTCTGATCCAGGGGATATTGAATCCTTTATCGAGTTAGCAAACAAGACGACACGTAAAATGAAACAAAACTTGGTATGGGGAGCAGGCTACAATTTTATCGCGATTCCAATTGCTGCTGGCCTCCTTGCTCCTATCGGCATTACCTTGGGTCCGGCCTTCGGCGCCGTCCTCATGTCCTTATCGACCGTTATTGTTGCGATCAATGCCATGCTTTTGAAATTAGACCCTAAATAA
- a CDS encoding TIGR01906 family membrane protein: protein MKQKIIQISGFIFITFFILSLSVAATINFTFLYSFDIGYLNISEYVDMPKEQILMNYRILLDYLNTPWIAKLDMPDFPSSVSGLFHFTEVKKLFMLDYLILITSGIGSFWFMQYLNREAQYWRLLRYFQWGILLPLGVVLALLINFDVLFVLFHQVFFNNDAWLFNPATDPIILALPAEFFMHSFLLAFGLIEVLLVIGYFTTKYRISAPSR, encoded by the coding sequence TTGAAGCAGAAAATCATTCAAATTTCAGGGTTTATTTTCATTACCTTTTTCATCTTATCCCTTTCGGTGGCAGCAACCATCAACTTTACCTTCCTCTACTCGTTTGACATTGGTTACTTGAATATATCGGAATATGTAGACATGCCGAAAGAGCAAATCTTAATGAACTATCGTATTCTGCTAGATTACCTGAATACCCCATGGATAGCGAAACTGGATATGCCGGATTTCCCTAGCTCAGTTAGCGGGTTATTCCACTTCACTGAAGTGAAGAAGTTGTTTATGCTGGACTACCTGATTCTGATTACTTCAGGGATAGGCTCCTTCTGGTTTATGCAGTATCTAAACAGAGAGGCTCAATACTGGCGGCTTCTTCGATACTTCCAGTGGGGAATCTTGCTTCCGCTGGGCGTTGTTTTGGCTCTATTGATCAACTTTGATGTGCTGTTTGTGCTATTCCATCAGGTATTCTTTAACAATGATGCTTGGCTATTTAATCCCGCAACTGATCCCATCATCTTAGCACTGCCGGCGGAGTTCTTTATGCATAGCTTCCTCCTGGCCTTCGGATTAATCGAAGTCCTGCTTGTAATTGGGTACTTCACTACTAAATATCGAATCTCTGCCCCAAGCCGTTGA
- a CDS encoding adhesion protein — translation MESILFIVLMVAGHILMMFVMPGMHGGHNHKGHGHADPESEDKKKLEIENKRLKEELNVVKSKINQNEL, via the coding sequence ATGGAATCAATCTTATTTATTGTTTTGATGGTGGCAGGGCACATACTCATGATGTTTGTTATGCCAGGTATGCATGGCGGACATAATCATAAAGGACATGGTCACGCGGATCCCGAATCGGAAGACAAGAAAAAGTTGGAAATTGAAAACAAACGGTTAAAAGAGGAATTGAACGTAGTAAAATCAAAAATAAATCAAAATGAATTGTGA
- a CDS encoding peptidoglycan DD-metalloendopeptidase family protein has translation MNRKQMFRILGIPTLLSLLVVPLDVKADTLEELNQQKTELESRIQELDENSSGQQELLDTLEAKKEQLGVGTITLQKEIDKLTLQLVEQQGKLQSSEEKIKELSKAAEMLEERIELRGEKLKVQARAVQTDTNPRTLLEAVINSENLAEMIGNIGLVTYIMNINKEILVQQKNDKMDLVEKKQAAEDEQENLEILSAEIQVAKTNLVTQKAGLENQIEQLAQEYDLTVEQKEAIAQEQQNLAGTVSTLSDQLKEEQRRIADEEVVRQQAAQEVAVAMAGEIVPESFFEESKVVEYASAGETLPEAKSVTASGFIRPSNGIVTDPFGYRIHPLTGEWKLHAGMDFAGSGPIVAAQGGTVLVAGYHNSWGYYVKIDHGNGLQTLYAHMEAGSLRVAPGQKVSQGQQLGIMGTTGDSTGVHLHFEVYENGVQVDPEPYLGL, from the coding sequence ATGAATAGAAAGCAGATGTTCAGGATTTTAGGAATTCCCACGCTTTTAAGTTTACTGGTGGTACCTTTGGATGTGAAAGCTGATACGCTGGAAGAGCTCAATCAACAAAAAACGGAATTGGAAAGCAGAATCCAAGAATTGGATGAGAATTCTTCAGGGCAACAAGAGCTATTGGACACATTGGAGGCAAAGAAAGAGCAACTTGGGGTTGGAACAATCACCCTGCAAAAGGAAATCGACAAGCTCACCCTACAATTAGTTGAACAGCAGGGGAAATTGCAAAGTTCTGAGGAAAAAATAAAGGAATTAAGTAAAGCAGCCGAAATGCTGGAAGAACGGATTGAATTAAGAGGGGAAAAGCTTAAAGTGCAAGCCAGAGCCGTCCAAACAGATACAAATCCACGTACTCTCCTGGAAGCAGTTATCAACTCGGAGAACCTTGCAGAAATGATAGGGAACATAGGCTTAGTAACTTACATTATGAACATCAACAAGGAAATACTCGTCCAGCAGAAAAATGACAAAATGGATCTGGTGGAGAAAAAGCAGGCAGCTGAGGACGAGCAGGAAAACCTCGAAATACTGAGTGCGGAAATCCAAGTAGCCAAAACCAATTTGGTGACACAGAAAGCAGGGCTGGAGAATCAAATCGAGCAGCTAGCCCAAGAGTATGATCTTACGGTGGAACAAAAAGAAGCGATTGCTCAGGAGCAACAGAATCTTGCCGGAACGGTGAGCACCCTCTCCGATCAACTGAAGGAGGAGCAACGCCGGATCGCTGATGAAGAAGTAGTACGACAACAGGCTGCACAAGAGGTCGCGGTTGCAATGGCGGGTGAGATTGTTCCTGAAAGCTTCTTCGAAGAAAGCAAGGTAGTGGAGTATGCCTCTGCGGGGGAAACCCTGCCTGAAGCGAAGAGCGTTACCGCGTCTGGTTTCATTCGCCCGAGTAATGGGATTGTAACAGATCCTTTTGGATACAGAATCCATCCTCTTACAGGGGAGTGGAAATTGCATGCGGGCATGGATTTTGCCGGATCGGGACCGATTGTGGCAGCCCAGGGGGGAACCGTTCTAGTGGCCGGATACCATAATTCATGGGGCTACTACGTGAAAATCGACCATGGAAACGGACTCCAAACTTTATACGCTCACATGGAAGCGGGCAGCCTTCGGGTTGCTCCCGGACAAAAAGTATCCCAAGGACAACAATTGGGGATAATGGGAACAACGGGGGATTCAACAGGTGTCCACCTGCATTTCGAGGTTTATGAGAATGGGGTTCAGGTTGACCCAGAACCTTACTTGGGATTGTAA
- a CDS encoding heavy-metal-associated domain-containing protein, producing the protein MKQEVFVEGMKCEGCAKGVKEKFESIKGVESVSVDLKGKKATINTRSVIDKATFVAVLEDTKYSVVE; encoded by the coding sequence ATGAAACAAGAAGTATTCGTAGAAGGCATGAAATGTGAAGGTTGCGCCAAGGGAGTAAAAGAAAAATTCGAATCCATAAAGGGAGTAGAATCAGTGTCTGTTGATTTGAAAGGCAAAAAAGCTACTATAAATACACGATCTGTTATTGATAAAGCAACATTTGTCGCAGTTTTAGAGGACACAAAGTATTCAGTAGTGGAGTAA
- a CDS encoding CopY/TcrY family copper transport repressor, which produces MKTGTLTPHITDAEWEVMRVVWANHHVTSKEVISILEDKMNWKATTIKTLLGRLVEKGALSTEQEGKKFIYTARVAEEDTVRNYTGDIFNRICNKDIGHVIGEIIKDNILSFNDIRYLEEILEKKKTSAVEEVSCRCLPRQCQCNLHQHGK; this is translated from the coding sequence ATGAAGACAGGAACGTTAACTCCCCATATAACTGATGCCGAATGGGAAGTCATGCGTGTTGTTTGGGCAAACCATCATGTCACGAGTAAGGAAGTTATTTCGATCCTGGAAGATAAGATGAATTGGAAGGCAACCACCATAAAAACTCTGTTGGGTCGTTTGGTTGAAAAGGGCGCGTTATCCACTGAGCAAGAGGGGAAAAAGTTTATCTACACGGCACGTGTTGCAGAGGAAGATACTGTCCGAAACTATACAGGCGACATTTTCAACCGTATTTGCAACAAAGATATAGGACATGTGATTGGGGAAATAATAAAGGACAACATATTGAGCTTTAATGATATCCGCTACTTGGAAGAGATTTTGGAAAAGAAAAAAACTTCCGCTGTGGAAGAGGTTAGCTGCCGATGTCTACCTAGGCAATGTCAGTGCAACCTACACCAACATGGAAAATAG
- a CDS encoding NusG domain II-containing protein, translated as MIKKYRRMVKPFDIIIVSFLFVLSFLPTMIFAVETAHIEKSKLYAVISFNGEEVDRFLLTGNEKQRLITYYPAPGKYNIIEIDGERIRDKSDNSPQQIAVRTGWIQSLGQTSLNLPHRMLIEIVSDNPTEAEIDVLAR; from the coding sequence ATGATTAAAAAGTATCGTAGAATGGTGAAACCTTTTGATATCATTATTGTCTCTTTTCTGTTTGTTCTATCTTTTTTACCGACAATGATCTTCGCCGTTGAAACTGCGCACATAGAAAAGAGCAAGCTGTATGCAGTTATCTCGTTCAACGGCGAGGAAGTGGACCGCTTCCTCCTGACCGGAAATGAGAAACAGCGGCTTATCACCTACTATCCTGCTCCCGGGAAGTATAATATTATCGAAATTGATGGGGAGCGGATTCGTGACAAATCGGATAACAGCCCCCAGCAAATCGCCGTGAGGACAGGGTGGATCCAATCACTTGGACAAACTAGTCTAAACTTACCCCACCGCATGCTAATTGAGATTGTATCCGATAATCCGACAGAGGCGGAGATTGATGTCCTTGCACGATAA
- the lgt gene encoding prolipoprotein diacylglyceryl transferase → METIVGTIDRVAFSFGPFTVYWYGIIIGAAMLLAISLASKEGTKRGLGEDTVTDMTMWAIPIGLIGARIYYILFEWQYYLQNPGEIVQIWNGGIAIYGGLIAGGFTVYWYTKKKRIPVALMLDVLAPYVLLAQSIGRWGNFTNQEAHGGEVTRTFLENLYLPKFVIDQMQINGVYYQPTFLYESLWSLLGFGVIIALRNRKGLLRQGEVALSYIIWYSAGRFFIEGLRTDSLWIGDFLRVSQGLSLLLFVGAIGIWIYRRRDYPPKTYYLEGWNLKGERD, encoded by the coding sequence ATGGAAACAATAGTAGGAACAATTGATCGCGTAGCTTTCTCATTTGGCCCATTCACCGTCTACTGGTATGGGATTATCATTGGGGCTGCTATGCTATTGGCAATCTCCTTGGCGTCCAAGGAGGGCACGAAAAGAGGCTTAGGAGAAGATACCGTTACAGATATGACAATGTGGGCGATTCCCATTGGGCTGATTGGAGCCAGAATCTACTACATTCTCTTCGAATGGCAGTACTATCTGCAAAATCCGGGCGAAATCGTCCAAATCTGGAATGGTGGAATTGCCATTTATGGGGGGTTGATTGCAGGGGGATTCACTGTCTATTGGTACACCAAGAAAAAGAGGATTCCCGTTGCCTTGATGTTGGATGTGCTGGCTCCCTATGTCCTTTTGGCCCAATCCATCGGTCGATGGGGCAACTTCACTAACCAGGAAGCACATGGTGGAGAAGTGACTCGAACATTTCTGGAGAACTTGTACCTTCCGAAGTTTGTCATTGATCAGATGCAAATTAACGGTGTGTACTACCAGCCCACCTTCCTCTACGAGTCATTATGGAGTCTCCTCGGATTTGGCGTAATCATTGCCTTGCGAAACCGCAAGGGTTTGTTGCGGCAAGGCGAAGTGGCCCTCAGCTATATCATCTGGTATTCAGCGGGCAGATTCTTCATAGAGGGCCTGCGCACGGATAGTTTGTGGATTGGTGATTTCTTGCGGGTGTCACAGGGATTGTCCTTGCTCTTGTTTGTGGGTGCGATTGGTATTTGGATTTACCGGAGAAGGGATTATCCGCCCAAAACCTACTATCTAGAAGGATGGAACCTCAAAGGAGAAAGAGATTGA
- a CDS encoding HAMP domain-containing sensor histidine kinase — MKRTIKWQLLLSFVSLSFILVGAFSWITLNLLESHFSDYVRERQESELEEYSTDLENLYQQNGTWEENSQAIERVGRNALQQAVIVKIYDEDGQLLWQPSPSEEEEANTQMQDHLLHMEKTVWDIESDYLQTRVTLYDGAEEIGTLEVQSVSPHAYTQHDALFISGMKSTVVLVALISLLIPLFFALLVAKKLSSPIVTINDFTKEIAKGRYSSLSLEETGIREIDDLLVSVNDLSLQLQHQQKIRNRLSSDIAHEIRTPLTTLKGNIEAMIDGVWEISEERLYRCYEEVSRITRLIGEIDRINELESQESQLQKTTFDLTELAQQIVDNFQPMLVENKLNCSVSGDRVFISADRDKIHQVLTNLLANAIKFTPSGGRIDLYVSQSKGTTSFRIIDNGQGIPPEEVGQIFERFYMAEPSRNSKLGGQGIGLSIVKGIVNAHQGTISVDSIYGKGTTFTINLPKAK, encoded by the coding sequence ATGAAGCGAACAATAAAGTGGCAACTTCTCCTTTCCTTCGTTTCGCTTTCTTTTATTCTGGTAGGAGCCTTCAGCTGGATAACCCTGAACTTACTAGAGAGCCACTTTTCTGACTATGTCAGGGAGAGACAGGAGTCAGAGTTGGAAGAATACAGCACTGATTTAGAGAATCTCTATCAACAAAACGGTACCTGGGAAGAAAATTCGCAAGCAATTGAGCGTGTTGGGCGAAATGCTCTCCAACAGGCAGTGATTGTGAAGATATACGACGAGGATGGGCAACTTTTATGGCAGCCGTCCCCTTCTGAGGAAGAAGAGGCGAATACCCAGATGCAAGACCATCTCCTGCATATGGAGAAAACGGTATGGGATATAGAGAGCGACTACCTACAAACCCGCGTTACCCTCTATGATGGTGCCGAAGAAATTGGAACGCTGGAAGTCCAATCAGTGAGCCCCCACGCTTATACACAACATGATGCTCTCTTCATTTCCGGTATGAAGAGTACCGTGGTTCTGGTAGCTCTTATCTCGCTCCTCATTCCCCTCTTCTTTGCGCTACTGGTGGCCAAAAAGCTTAGTTCTCCTATCGTCACAATCAATGATTTCACCAAGGAAATTGCCAAAGGGCGTTACAGCAGTCTTTCTCTGGAAGAAACAGGAATCCGGGAGATTGATGACCTGCTGGTATCAGTGAATGATCTTTCCTTGCAACTTCAACACCAACAGAAGATCCGAAACCGTTTGTCCTCCGATATTGCTCATGAAATCAGAACGCCTTTGACGACCTTGAAAGGGAATATTGAAGCCATGATAGATGGTGTTTGGGAAATATCTGAAGAGCGGCTCTATCGTTGTTACGAAGAGGTAAGCCGAATTACGCGTCTGATTGGAGAAATCGATCGGATCAACGAACTCGAAAGTCAGGAGTCTCAGCTACAGAAAACCACCTTTGATCTTACGGAATTAGCCCAACAAATCGTGGATAATTTCCAACCCATGCTGGTTGAAAATAAACTCAACTGCTCCGTTAGTGGTGATCGCGTATTTATTTCTGCGGATCGGGACAAAATCCATCAGGTCTTAACTAATCTGTTGGCAAATGCCATTAAGTTTACCCCTTCGGGAGGAAGAATCGACCTTTACGTTTCGCAAAGTAAAGGCACCACTTCCTTTCGGATAATCGACAACGGACAAGGTATCCCTCCGGAAGAGGTGGGCCAAATATTTGAACGGTTCTATATGGCGGAGCCCTCCCGAAACAGTAAACTAGGGGGGCAAGGAATAGGCCTTTCCATTGTAAAGGGCATTGTGAATGCGCATCAAGGGACTATTTCCGTAGATAGTATTTATGGGAAAGGCACAACATTTACAATCAATCTTCCCAAGGCAAAATAA